In Chryseobacterium lactis, a single genomic region encodes these proteins:
- a CDS encoding DUF2975 domain-containing protein, protein MNQTKIISKILFYICTLLSVGYLITFVYSILCLTTDFSVTPYKDGQYLHINYPFTEQPFLNIENNYPYIIFSFLLVLISYGIFFWLSAKVFKVFFQEKLFTRDHIQQLKRFYLYNIFIPLPVVVVASFFVEVESIIWGLVFIHFMLGIFCLFLANIFKQGLHLQNEQDLFI, encoded by the coding sequence ATGAACCAGACCAAAATTATTTCAAAGATTTTATTTTATATCTGCACCTTGCTTTCCGTTGGATATCTGATAACATTTGTATATTCCATCCTTTGTCTGACCACAGATTTTTCTGTTACTCCTTACAAAGACGGGCAATACCTTCATATCAATTATCCTTTTACAGAACAGCCGTTTCTGAATATTGAGAACAACTATCCGTATATTATCTTTTCTTTTCTCCTGGTTTTAATTTCGTATGGAATTTTTTTCTGGCTTTCCGCCAAGGTTTTCAAAGTATTTTTTCAGGAAAAATTGTTTACCCGTGATCATATACAACAGCTCAAGAGATTTTACCTTTATAATATTTTTATTCCGCTTCCTGTGGTGGTGGTCGCCAGTTTCTTTGTGGAGGTTGAAAGTATTATCTGGGGACTGGTGTTTATTCACTTTATGCTTGGAATTTTCTGTCTGTTTCTTGCGAATATCTTTAAGCAAGGACTACATTTGCAAAACGAACAAGATCTATTTATATAA
- a CDS encoding helix-turn-helix domain-containing protein, translated as MPIIVNLDVMLAKRKMQSKELAEKLGITPVNLSILKTGKAKGVRFDTLEAICKILECQPGDILEYKEE; from the coding sequence ATGCCAATTATAGTCAACTTAGATGTCATGCTGGCCAAACGAAAAATGCAGAGTAAAGAATTGGCAGAAAAACTGGGAATCACTCCTGTAAACCTCTCTATTCTTAAAACAGGTAAAGCCAAAGGTGTACGTTTTGATACCCTGGAAGCGATCTGCAAGATCCTGGAATGCCAGCCGGGAGATATTCTGGAATATAAAGAGGAGTGA
- a CDS encoding TonB-dependent receptor — protein sequence MIRIFSLLLIWLLIFFSSTFSAQTTQNYSLSGNISSGKAEQMEINLLDANNQLIKTEIPDPNGKFSFNDLKGGIYQVKISKNGSELYQSDRISLSENTTLPAIDVNIKSIEGVTITKTKPLIERQDGKMIMNVENSIASTGNSAFEVLEKAPGVNIDNNDNISLRGKGNLLIQIDGKNTPMTGSDLANYLKGIPSSTIEKIEFITNPSSKYDAAGSSIINIRLKKEQRKGTNGSISTSLGSGKYIKNNNSFSINHRTKKLNIFGNYSFAYREAYNGLVLDRNFYEGNNFIKAYIQDNYLKFKFNNHIAKAGMDYYLNDKNVLGFSVGFVSNKFNLNGNNSNTTLGSNYLPESTFNTQNTSNDNWTNVSVNLNHKYTLDSLGSEISTDFDYINYSNSSLQNFNTKTHDIASGQDNLDIQRGDLNGKLNIYSLKSDLTKNFKNEWKLESGIKTSFVKTDNDQKFFNESSGVSIPDVTKTNHFIYEENINAVYGNVSKKWDKFKATAGLRVENTNVKGTQLATNQVNKRNYTQLFPSAVFAYDLTEKSNLEINLSRRITRPSYNQLNPFKLYLDPTTFRAGNPDLNPQTTMNYELTYSLSNKYFATLSYSRTSDNITDIIKPVIEDGQNVTVQTFENLNSASYFGVYLIAPVKVTKWWDMNNSANFYYGSYTGNVSGTQINNKGNFTFNINSINSFKLGNGFTAEVTGNYKAREVYAYLNMSPNWYLNIGAQKKFKNNSILKFSFTDVFFTSNIKGQTIYNNYLENFAVKRDTRVVTLSYTYNFGSSKNGQPRKTGGAEDLKQRVGS from the coding sequence ATGATCCGAATATTCTCACTTCTATTGATCTGGTTGCTGATTTTTTTCAGCAGTACGTTTTCCGCCCAGACTACACAGAATTATTCATTGTCCGGAAATATAAGTTCCGGCAAAGCAGAACAGATGGAGATCAACCTTCTGGACGCCAATAACCAATTGATCAAAACAGAAATTCCAGATCCGAACGGAAAGTTCAGTTTTAATGATCTTAAAGGAGGAATATACCAGGTAAAGATCAGTAAAAACGGTTCTGAACTCTATCAATCAGATCGTATCTCTTTATCTGAGAACACAACGCTTCCAGCTATTGACGTAAATATAAAATCCATTGAAGGCGTCACGATCACCAAGACAAAACCTTTGATTGAAAGACAGGACGGTAAAATGATCATGAACGTCGAAAACAGTATTGCCAGTACGGGAAATTCTGCTTTTGAAGTACTGGAGAAAGCTCCGGGAGTCAATATTGATAACAATGATAATATCAGTCTTCGTGGTAAGGGTAATCTTCTGATCCAGATTGATGGTAAAAACACACCTATGACCGGCAGTGACCTTGCCAATTATCTTAAAGGAATTCCTTCGTCAACCATTGAAAAGATAGAATTTATTACCAATCCTTCATCAAAATACGATGCAGCAGGCTCTTCTATCATTAATATCAGGCTTAAAAAAGAACAGAGAAAAGGTACCAATGGTAGTATTTCGACTTCTTTAGGAAGCGGAAAATATATAAAAAATAATAATAGCTTTAGCATCAATCACAGAACTAAAAAGTTAAATATATTCGGAAATTACAGCTTTGCGTACAGGGAAGCTTATAACGGGTTGGTTCTGGACAGAAATTTTTATGAGGGTAATAATTTTATAAAGGCTTATATCCAGGATAATTATCTGAAGTTCAAATTCAACAATCATATTGCAAAAGCCGGTATGGATTATTATCTGAATGATAAAAATGTACTGGGCTTTTCTGTAGGTTTTGTTTCGAACAAATTTAATCTCAACGGGAATAATTCAAACACAACATTAGGAAGTAATTACCTCCCTGAAAGTACATTCAACACTCAGAATACCTCCAATGACAACTGGACTAATGTCTCTGTAAATCTCAATCATAAATATACACTCGATTCGTTAGGCTCTGAAATATCTACCGATTTTGATTATATTAATTATTCAAACTCTTCTTTACAAAATTTCAACACCAAGACGCATGATATAGCCAGTGGGCAGGATAATCTCGATATACAGAGAGGGGACCTGAACGGAAAACTCAATATCTATTCTTTAAAATCAGATCTTACAAAAAATTTCAAAAACGAATGGAAGCTGGAAAGTGGAATTAAGACAAGCTTTGTGAAGACAGATAACGATCAGAAATTCTTCAATGAAAGCTCAGGAGTTTCTATTCCTGATGTCACCAAAACCAATCATTTTATTTATGAAGAAAACATCAATGCTGTCTACGGAAATGTTTCTAAAAAATGGGATAAATTTAAAGCTACAGCAGGCTTAAGGGTTGAAAACACTAATGTAAAAGGAACTCAACTTGCGACTAATCAGGTCAATAAAAGAAATTACACCCAGTTATTTCCAAGTGCTGTTTTTGCCTATGATCTAACGGAGAAAAGCAATCTGGAAATCAATCTCAGCAGAAGAATTACAAGACCCAGCTATAATCAGCTGAATCCTTTTAAACTTTATCTTGACCCAACCACTTTCAGAGCAGGAAATCCCGATCTGAATCCACAAACCACGATGAATTATGAATTAACGTACAGCCTGAGCAATAAATATTTTGCTACTTTAAGCTACAGCAGAACATCCGATAACATCACCGATATCATTAAACCGGTCATAGAAGACGGCCAAAATGTAACTGTACAGACCTTTGAAAACCTGAATTCCGCCTCCTATTTTGGTGTATACCTGATTGCCCCCGTAAAGGTTACCAAATGGTGGGATATGAACAACAGTGCCAACTTCTACTACGGCTCATACACAGGAAATGTTTCCGGAACCCAGATCAATAATAAAGGAAATTTTACATTTAATATCAACAGTATTAATTCCTTTAAATTAGGAAATGGCTTCACTGCTGAAGTTACCGGAAATTATAAGGCAAGGGAAGTCTATGCCTATCTGAATATGAGCCCCAACTGGTATCTGAATATCGGAGCACAAAAGAAATTCAAAAATAACAGCATTCTGAAATTTTCTTTCACGGATGTATTCTTTACCAGTAACATTAAAGGGCAAACCATTTATAACAATTATTTAGAAAACTTTGCAGTGAAAAGAGATACCCGTGTGGTAACGCTTTCCTACACTTATAATTTTGGTTCTTCTAAAAACGGGCAACCAAGAAAAACCGGAGGTGCGGAGGATCTTAAACAGCGGGTAGGAAGCTAG
- a CDS encoding MarR family winged helix-turn-helix transcriptional regulator, producing the protein MEKLNSIIFYNIDKAIRAYRNYAQRQLKANGYTITIDQWLIIKAILENPGITQNEIGDLVFKDNASVTRIIDLMVKSEYVKRQIHPDDRRKTNLEVTDSGKKVIQEVQDIVEKNRKVALKGVTKDELEMMYSALLKISENCLNP; encoded by the coding sequence ATGGAAAAGTTAAATTCAATTATATTTTACAACATAGACAAAGCTATCAGAGCCTATAGAAACTATGCACAACGCCAACTGAAAGCGAATGGTTATACCATCACTATTGATCAATGGCTGATCATCAAAGCTATTCTGGAAAACCCGGGAATTACCCAGAATGAAATCGGTGATCTGGTTTTTAAGGACAATGCCTCTGTGACAAGGATAATTGATTTAATGGTTAAATCAGAATACGTCAAACGGCAAATTCACCCTGATGACCGGAGAAAAACCAATCTGGAAGTAACAGATTCCGGAAAGAAAGTCATTCAGGAAGTTCAGGACATTGTAGAAAAAAACCGTAAGGTTGCTTTAAAAGGTGTCACAAAAGATGAACTGGAAATGATGTATTCTGCTTTGCTTAAGATTTCAGAAAACTGTCTTAATCCTTAA
- a CDS encoding ABC transporter permease/M1 family aminopeptidase, whose translation MNAIFLFEAKRNIKHWPGYLILLILVFIGTFCGNQFNLSVGQGIYLNSPYTIGFMTGMLSLSIIFFATVYALQLLFKDDDTRFSIVLFSLPISKLMYLKGKFLPYFLQTFLSFFALMTGFMIGQMMRTGSEMQDGFNGIAYLYPIVLFGLINSLLVCSFLFFISLILQKKLLVAVGGLFLYIFYMIVLLFSNSPFMAGSIPQSLEGQQLSALIDPFGLSSYFLQAREFSVHQKNVQIVPFSGYVLLNRLSFFILSVGLLFLSYRLFSFSYISKQKVKKNATVKDSISQVIISEYIAVSPNLRQIASVKSILSFVKIDLIYLFKSITVPAASILLLFFVGMEMYAEIEKGIRLPQKYAGSGLMATTISENFHLFGLLIVAYFLNDLYWRSQLSGFFVIEKTAFFSKNKLSGHFISINILLFFFTVILIIQGIIFQIGYQYFHIDWNAYLAVFLFNTFPLILFSGFILLINDNIRNKFIALGISVLAVLVLTGPVSNKVLPYPLFRIFSDFKGSYSDFNRYGVYTTAFAQRLLFGAGVIALLWILSKVIKTKKISLIPALFTLFLLTSGIYAGTYFMKGYLPRNEEKVLMNLAQYEKNYRKYNNLPQPEINEVITDIRLFPSDNSYQIVGKYKLKNQTDQLITKVLVNFNNDLELKSAVFTSSSETTKINTHVTEIILKQPMLPGETAFLDFKLSYKWYPVNGHQSFNAIIENGSFMRISRYYPTIGYQKVNEIQDQKQRDNFRLGKAEMLKKPEAPEVFRKDFINLDMTISTEGHQTAIGTGDLIMSWTKTGRNFFRYKATGIPFRFAVSSAEYSVKSTIYKGIPIHIFYQKKHFENVNHLLENAKLTLDYCRQNFGQYPFKAINFVEISSFTRGFAATAYPSAIFMPEDMVFHANIHADKKQDVINELAGHELSHLWWGNSQIDPDDREGAVMLTETLAMYTEMMLYKKMHGKEKMLERIAVHQQIYDNEKGLSENRPIYKATGDDPHISYSKGAVAMVRLSDLLGEEKVNKALNHFLQNNSYPKKPTSLDLINELYKVSPNLNTKKQIDLLFKTTENIAVANKSKSASTKEKTDNSTGSF comes from the coding sequence ATGAACGCCATATTTTTATTTGAAGCCAAGCGCAATATCAAGCATTGGCCCGGTTACCTTATTCTCTTAATTCTGGTATTTATTGGTACTTTTTGCGGGAATCAGTTCAATCTTTCTGTAGGACAAGGTATTTACCTTAATTCACCTTACACCATTGGATTTATGACTGGTATGCTGAGCCTTTCCATCATTTTTTTTGCGACGGTTTATGCATTGCAGTTGCTTTTCAAGGATGATGATACCCGCTTTTCTATTGTTCTCTTTTCTCTTCCGATTTCAAAACTGATGTATTTAAAAGGAAAATTCCTTCCTTATTTTTTACAGACATTTTTGAGCTTTTTTGCCCTGATGACGGGTTTTATGATCGGTCAGATGATGCGTACCGGAAGCGAAATGCAGGATGGATTCAATGGCATTGCCTATTTATATCCGATAGTCCTCTTTGGATTGATTAACAGCCTTCTGGTCTGTAGTTTTTTGTTTTTTATTTCATTAATCCTACAAAAAAAATTATTGGTTGCTGTGGGTGGGTTATTTCTGTATATATTTTATATGATTGTGTTATTATTTTCCAATTCTCCTTTTATGGCGGGAAGTATTCCGCAATCATTGGAAGGTCAGCAACTCTCTGCCTTGATTGATCCTTTTGGACTTTCTTCTTATTTTCTGCAAGCCAGAGAATTTTCTGTTCATCAGAAGAATGTACAGATTGTGCCTTTTTCCGGGTATGTATTGTTGAACAGACTTTCTTTTTTCATCCTATCTGTAGGACTTCTCTTTCTTTCTTACCGATTATTTTCTTTCTCTTATATTTCAAAACAAAAAGTAAAAAAGAATGCGACCGTCAAAGACTCAATATCACAAGTAATCATCTCAGAATATATTGCTGTTTCCCCTAATTTAAGACAAATAGCTTCCGTAAAATCCATCCTCTCCTTTGTAAAGATTGATTTGATTTATTTATTTAAAAGTATTACAGTTCCGGCAGCATCTATTCTTTTACTTTTCTTCGTCGGAATGGAAATGTATGCCGAAATTGAAAAGGGAATCCGGCTTCCACAGAAATATGCCGGTTCAGGGCTGATGGCGACTACTATTTCAGAAAACTTCCATTTATTTGGATTGTTAATCGTAGCCTATTTTCTGAATGATCTGTATTGGAGATCTCAGTTATCAGGATTTTTCGTTATTGAAAAAACTGCTTTTTTCTCTAAAAATAAACTGAGCGGACATTTTATTTCTATCAATATCTTACTCTTTTTTTTCACGGTAATTCTAATCATTCAGGGAATTATTTTCCAGATAGGGTACCAGTATTTTCATATTGACTGGAATGCTTATCTGGCCGTTTTTCTTTTTAATACTTTTCCCCTCATCCTGTTTTCCGGCTTTATATTGCTTATCAATGACAACATCCGGAACAAATTCATTGCCCTTGGAATATCTGTTCTTGCTGTTTTAGTACTGACCGGACCTGTTTCAAATAAAGTTCTACCTTATCCCCTTTTCAGAATATTTTCTGACTTTAAAGGCAGCTACAGTGACTTCAATAGATACGGAGTATACACAACTGCTTTTGCACAAAGACTTCTGTTCGGAGCCGGTGTTATAGCTTTGTTATGGATATTGAGCAAGGTTATTAAAACTAAAAAAATCAGTCTGATCCCTGCTCTTTTTACCTTGTTTCTACTCACTTCAGGAATATATGCCGGAACTTATTTCATGAAAGGTTATCTTCCCAGAAATGAAGAAAAAGTACTGATGAATTTAGCTCAGTATGAAAAAAATTACCGGAAATATAATAACCTTCCCCAACCTGAAATCAATGAGGTCATAACTGACATTCGGTTGTTTCCTTCTGACAACTCGTATCAGATTGTTGGAAAATACAAACTTAAAAATCAAACAGATCAGCTCATCACTAAGGTACTTGTTAATTTTAATAATGATTTAGAACTTAAATCTGCTGTCTTCACATCAAGCTCTGAAACAACGAAAATTAACACCCATGTTACCGAAATCATTCTAAAGCAACCTATGCTGCCTGGCGAAACGGCTTTTCTGGATTTTAAATTGTCTTACAAATGGTATCCCGTTAATGGGCATCAATCTTTCAATGCGATTATAGAAAATGGCTCTTTTATGAGGATCAGCAGATATTATCCCACTATTGGTTATCAGAAAGTCAATGAAATTCAGGATCAGAAGCAGAGAGATAATTTCAGGCTCGGCAAAGCAGAAATGTTGAAAAAACCGGAAGCTCCGGAAGTTTTTAGAAAAGACTTTATCAATCTGGATATGACGATTTCAACTGAAGGTCATCAAACTGCAATAGGAACGGGAGATCTGATCATGAGCTGGACAAAAACGGGGCGAAATTTTTTCAGGTATAAAGCTACCGGCATCCCTTTCCGTTTTGCTGTTTCTTCAGCAGAATACAGTGTAAAAAGTACCATTTACAAAGGAATTCCAATTCATATCTTTTATCAGAAAAAACATTTCGAAAATGTAAATCATCTTCTTGAAAATGCTAAGCTTACTTTGGATTACTGTCGGCAAAATTTTGGACAATATCCTTTTAAAGCCATCAACTTTGTTGAAATTTCATCCTTTACAAGAGGTTTTGCCGCTACCGCTTACCCATCTGCTATTTTTATGCCGGAGGACATGGTTTTTCACGCCAATATCCATGCTGATAAGAAACAGGATGTCATTAATGAACTTGCAGGACACGAGCTTTCACATCTCTGGTGGGGAAACAGCCAGATTGATCCTGATGACAGAGAAGGAGCTGTTATGCTTACAGAAACATTGGCGATGTATACTGAAATGATGTTGTATAAGAAAATGCATGGGAAAGAAAAAATGTTGGAAAGAATAGCTGTACATCAGCAAATTTATGATAACGAAAAAGGGCTTTCAGAGAATCGTCCTATTTACAAAGCCACTGGTGATGATCCTCATATTTCCTATTCTAAAGGTGCGGTGGCAATGGTAAGATTAAGTGATTTACTGGGCGAGGAAAAGGTAAATAAAGCTTTAAATCATTTTTTACAGAATAACTCATATCCCAAAAAACCAACCTCGCTGGACCTTATTAATGAATTGTATAAAGTCTCCCCCAATCTCAATACCAAAAAACAAATTGATCTGCTTTTTAAAACCACAGAAAACATAGCCGTAGCTAATAAGTCTAAAAGCGCTTCTACAAAAGAGAAAACAGATAATTCAACCGGCAGTTTTTAA
- a CDS encoding polyribonucleotide nucleotidyltransferase, protein MSIPQAFTELITLADGREITIETGKLAKQADGSVVVKMGGTMLLATVVANKEANPGVDFLPLTVDYREKFYAGGRIPGNFFRREARPSDQEILTMRLVDRVLRPLFPEDFHAEVQVMISLISYDGKTIPDDLAGLAASAAIAITDIPFNGPMSEVRVVRFDGKLSINPSYEELKSSELDIMVGATKDSIVMVEGEMKEISEQEMLEAINFGHAEIKKQIEAQERLAEKVGKAFPKREYSHENHDEEIREKVWKETYDKVYEVARTPSGKEERGEKFKALREEFLAQYAEDAEELERVTPFVKVYYHDVEKEAMRQMILEDNIRLDGRDPQTIRPIWSEIDYLPGAHGSAVFTRGETQSLTAVTLGSVKDANMVDSVISQHDEKFFLHYNFPPFSTGEARPLRGTSRREVGHGNLAQRALQAVIPEENPYTIRIVSDILESNGSSSMATVCAGTLALMDAGVKITKPVSGIAMGLITDAKSGKFTVLSDILGDEDHLGDMDFKVTGTADGITACQMDIKIQGLSMDIMEKALMQAKDGRLHILNKITETISEPRADVKPHAPKMVVMEISKDFIGAVIGPGGKIIQQMQKDTDTVIAIEEVGEIGRIEIAGTDREKINAAVAKINEITFVPVVGEVYKGKVVKVMDFGAFVAIAKGTEGLLHISEIEWARLDKVPYAEGDEVEVKFMGYDDRKKMKLSRKVLLPRPPRPERPEGQGRPEGQRRPEGQGRPEGQRRPEGQDRPQGERPAENQEPSTEA, encoded by the coding sequence ATGAGTATACCTCAAGCGTTTACAGAATTGATTACTCTTGCTGATGGCAGAGAAATCACTATTGAAACAGGGAAATTGGCTAAGCAGGCTGATGGATCTGTGGTAGTAAAAATGGGTGGAACAATGCTTTTAGCAACTGTTGTAGCCAATAAAGAAGCAAATCCTGGTGTAGATTTTTTACCATTAACAGTAGATTATAGAGAAAAATTCTATGCAGGTGGAAGAATTCCTGGAAATTTCTTCCGTAGAGAAGCAAGACCTTCAGATCAGGAAATTTTAACAATGCGTTTGGTAGACAGAGTTCTACGTCCGCTTTTCCCTGAAGATTTCCATGCTGAAGTTCAGGTAATGATTTCCCTAATTTCTTATGACGGAAAAACTATTCCTGATGATTTAGCAGGTTTGGCAGCTTCTGCAGCTATTGCAATTACTGATATTCCTTTCAACGGACCTATGTCTGAAGTAAGAGTTGTAAGATTTGACGGAAAACTTTCTATCAATCCAAGTTATGAAGAACTGAAAAGTTCTGAACTGGATATTATGGTTGGAGCTACTAAAGACTCAATCGTAATGGTAGAAGGAGAGATGAAGGAGATTTCTGAGCAGGAAATGTTAGAAGCTATTAATTTTGGTCATGCTGAAATTAAAAAGCAAATTGAAGCTCAGGAGAGATTAGCAGAAAAAGTAGGTAAGGCTTTCCCTAAAAGAGAATACTCTCATGAAAATCACGATGAAGAAATTCGTGAAAAAGTTTGGAAAGAAACTTACGATAAAGTATATGAAGTGGCAAGAACGCCATCTGGTAAAGAAGAGAGAGGAGAAAAATTCAAAGCACTTCGTGAAGAATTTCTTGCTCAATATGCTGAAGATGCAGAAGAATTAGAAAGAGTAACTCCTTTCGTAAAAGTGTATTACCACGACGTAGAAAAAGAAGCAATGCGTCAGATGATCCTTGAAGACAATATCCGTCTTGATGGTCGTGATCCTCAGACGATCCGTCCGATCTGGTCAGAAATTGATTACCTTCCGGGAGCTCACGGTTCAGCAGTGTTTACAAGAGGTGAAACTCAATCTTTAACAGCAGTAACTTTAGGTTCTGTGAAAGATGCAAACATGGTAGACAGCGTTATTTCTCAGCATGACGAAAAATTCTTCCTACACTATAACTTCCCTCCATTCTCAACAGGTGAAGCAAGACCTTTAAGAGGTACTTCAAGAAGAGAAGTAGGACACGGAAACCTTGCTCAAAGAGCATTACAGGCAGTTATTCCTGAAGAAAACCCATATACTATCAGAATTGTTTCCGATATTTTAGAATCAAACGGTTCGTCTTCAATGGCAACAGTTTGTGCAGGAACATTGGCATTAATGGATGCCGGGGTTAAGATTACAAAACCTGTTTCCGGTATTGCAATGGGATTGATTACAGATGCAAAATCAGGTAAATTTACAGTACTTTCTGATATCTTAGGAGATGAAGATCACCTTGGAGACATGGACTTTAAAGTAACAGGTACTGCAGATGGTATCACAGCTTGTCAGATGGATATTAAAATCCAGGGACTTTCTATGGATATCATGGAAAAAGCTTTGATGCAGGCTAAAGACGGAAGATTACATATTTTAAATAAAATTACAGAAACTATTTCTGAACCAAGAGCAGATGTGAAACCTCACGCTCCGAAAATGGTGGTAATGGAGATCTCTAAAGATTTCATTGGTGCTGTAATCGGACCTGGAGGAAAAATCATTCAGCAGATGCAGAAAGATACAGATACGGTTATTGCTATTGAAGAAGTTGGTGAGATTGGTCGTATCGAGATTGCAGGAACAGACAGAGAGAAAATCAATGCTGCTGTTGCTAAGATCAACGAGATTACTTTCGTACCGGTTGTAGGTGAAGTTTACAAAGGTAAAGTAGTGAAAGTAATGGACTTCGGAGCTTTCGTAGCTATTGCTAAAGGAACAGAAGGTCTTCTTCACATTTCAGAAATTGAGTGGGCTCGTTTAGACAAAGTTCCTTATGCTGAAGGCGACGAAGTAGAAGTTAAATTTATGGGTTATGATGATCGTAAGAAAATGAAGCTTTCCCGTAAAGTTCTTTTACCAAGACCTCCAAGACCTGAGAGACCGGAAGGACAAGGAAGACCAGAAGGACAAAGAAGACCTGAAGGACAAGGTAGACCTGAGGGTCAGAGAAGACCGGAAGGACAGGATAGACCACAAGGTGAAAGACCTGCTGAAAACCAGGAACCTTCTACTGAAGCATAA
- a CDS encoding ABC transporter ATP-binding protein, whose amino-acid sequence MNTLSINNLSLTYKNGFQAIKDITLEIRNGMFGLLGPNGAGKSSLMKTIVGLQKPTSGILSFNGQDIIENPDYIKQNLGFLPQDFGVYPKVSAYDLLEHIAILKGITDKNQRKTQINGLLEKVNLSDFRNKEVHSFSGGMKQRFGVAQALLGNPNIIIVDEPTAGLDPEERNRFNALLSEISQEVIVILSTHLVEDVRNLCSEMAVMNHGQILQQGNPGQLIAELDHKIWSKPIDKNELKNYDSRYEIISRQLIERELHITIFSEERPQDFIYVNPLLEHVYFHSLTQKP is encoded by the coding sequence ATGAACACCTTATCAATTAACAATCTTAGCCTGACTTACAAAAATGGGTTTCAAGCCATTAAAGACATCACCCTGGAAATCAGGAACGGTATGTTCGGTTTACTTGGGCCAAACGGAGCCGGGAAATCATCCTTAATGAAAACCATTGTAGGACTGCAAAAGCCCACTTCAGGCATCCTGTCTTTTAATGGGCAGGATATTATAGAAAATCCTGATTATATCAAGCAAAACCTTGGTTTTTTGCCACAGGATTTCGGAGTATATCCTAAAGTTTCTGCTTACGATCTTCTGGAGCACATCGCAATTCTGAAAGGAATTACAGATAAAAACCAACGCAAAACCCAGATTAACGGTCTACTGGAAAAAGTAAACCTTTCGGATTTCCGGAATAAGGAAGTACATAGCTTTTCAGGAGGAATGAAACAACGTTTTGGAGTTGCACAGGCTTTACTGGGTAATCCTAACATTATTATTGTAGATGAACCGACGGCCGGCTTAGACCCTGAAGAACGTAACCGTTTCAACGCGCTCCTAAGTGAGATCAGCCAGGAGGTGATTGTTATCCTCTCCACTCATCTGGTGGAAGATGTAAGAAATCTCTGCTCAGAAATGGCAGTGATGAATCACGGGCAGATCCTTCAACAAGGAAACCCCGGACAATTAATAGCAGAACTGGACCATAAAATCTGGTCAAAACCTATCGACAAAAATGAATTAAAGAACTATGATTCCAGGTACGAAATCATCAGCAGGCAGCTGATAGAAAGAGAACTCCATATCACTATTTTTTCTGAAGAACGTCCACAGGACTTCATCTATGTAAACCCTCTACTGGAGCATGTTTACTTCCATAGTTTAACACAAAAACCTTAG
- a CDS encoding TfoX/Sxy family protein, whose protein sequence is MAYSIELADRVRERLSMVENIEVEEKKMFGGLAFLVNEKMCINISHDNLMCRYNPEKEEEVTEKLGFLPMIMRGKQLMEYCYVEPIGFQKPEDFEYWMKICLEYNKIAKASKKK, encoded by the coding sequence ATGGCTTACAGTATTGAACTCGCCGACCGCGTACGTGAACGACTTTCAATGGTAGAAAATATTGAGGTTGAAGAAAAGAAAATGTTCGGTGGGCTGGCATTTCTGGTGAATGAAAAGATGTGTATCAATATCAGTCACGATAATCTGATGTGCCGCTACAATCCCGAAAAGGAAGAAGAAGTTACCGAAAAACTGGGATTTCTTCCTATGATTATGAGAGGAAAGCAATTAATGGAATACTGCTACGTAGAACCTATCGGCTTTCAAAAACCGGAAGATTTTGAATATTGGATGAAGATTTGTCTGGAGTATAATAAAATAGCGAAGGCTTCGAAGAAGAAGTGA